In Enterobacter cloacae, the following are encoded in one genomic region:
- a CDS encoding FUSC family protein has translation MRPDKSLTSFEIRLYQHYRVVHGCRIALAFVLTFVLVRLLNVPEGTWPLITLVVIMGPISFWGNVVPRAFERIGGTVLGSALGLIALKLELISLPVMLVWCAVAMFLCGWLALGKKPYQALLIGITLSVVVGAPAGDMTTALWRSGDVIFGSLLAMLFTGIWPQRAFLHWRIQMANYVTAFNRVYQAGFSPNLVERPRLEKHLQKILNDVVKMRGLITPASKETHIQKSIFEAIQTVSRNLVCMLELQINAHWASRPSHLLMLNAHTLKETQQMTQQTLLTIAHALYEGNPQPILANSERLNEIVAELKQLINERQSDNVAETPIHGYVWLSMELARQLELLSHLICRALRK, from the coding sequence GTGCGTCCCGACAAATCATTAACGTCTTTTGAAATTCGGTTGTACCAGCATTATCGCGTGGTGCATGGGTGTCGCATCGCGCTGGCGTTCGTTCTGACGTTTGTGCTGGTCCGTTTACTGAATGTACCTGAAGGGACGTGGCCGCTGATCACGCTGGTGGTCATCATGGGGCCTATCTCGTTTTGGGGTAATGTCGTCCCCCGTGCCTTTGAACGCATTGGTGGCACGGTTTTAGGCTCTGCACTGGGGTTGATCGCCCTGAAGCTGGAGCTGATCTCACTCCCGGTGATGCTGGTATGGTGTGCGGTGGCCATGTTCCTCTGCGGCTGGCTGGCGTTGGGCAAAAAGCCTTATCAGGCATTGCTGATTGGCATTACCCTCTCTGTGGTTGTCGGCGCACCTGCGGGTGATATGACCACTGCACTGTGGCGAAGCGGAGATGTTATTTTCGGCTCATTGCTGGCCATGCTCTTCACCGGTATCTGGCCACAGCGTGCTTTCCTGCACTGGCGTATTCAGATGGCAAACTACGTCACCGCGTTTAACCGTGTCTATCAGGCTGGTTTTTCCCCTAATCTGGTTGAACGTCCCCGGCTGGAAAAGCACTTACAAAAGATCCTCAATGATGTGGTCAAAATGCGTGGCCTGATTACCCCAGCCAGCAAAGAGACTCATATTCAGAAATCGATTTTCGAAGCTATCCAGACGGTGAGCCGCAACCTGGTGTGTATGCTTGAACTGCAGATCAACGCCCACTGGGCTTCTCGTCCCAGCCATCTGTTGATGCTGAACGCGCATACGCTGAAAGAGACGCAGCAGATGACGCAGCAAACGCTGTTAACCATCGCCCACGCACTCTATGAAGGGAATCCGCAACCCATACTTGCCAATAGCGAGCGGCTGAATGAAATCGTTGCTGAACTAAAACAGTTAATTAATGAGCGTCAGAGCGACAACGTGGCAGAAACACCGATTCATGGATATGTCTG
- the sbmC gene encoding DNA gyrase inhibitor, with translation MDYSIKQQQKRKIAGFHLVGPWDKTVKQGFEQLVMWVDGCHVQPLEWVAVYYDNPDEVPAEKLRCDTAVTVPDNFVIPDNSEGVMMTEIAAGEYAVGMARVENYDFATPWYQFFDSLLQDNTYQIAPKPCFERYLNDGNADGYWDIEIYVAVERKAG, from the coding sequence ATGGACTACAGCATCAAGCAGCAGCAGAAACGTAAGATCGCGGGCTTCCATCTGGTGGGGCCGTGGGACAAAACGGTAAAACAGGGCTTTGAACAGCTGGTGATGTGGGTGGATGGATGTCACGTTCAGCCGCTGGAGTGGGTTGCGGTGTACTACGATAACCCGGATGAAGTCCCGGCTGAAAAACTGCGCTGTGATACTGCAGTAACGGTTCCGGACAATTTCGTTATCCCTGATAACAGTGAAGGGGTAATGATGACGGAAATCGCCGCGGGGGAGTATGCCGTTGGGATGGCGCGCGTCGAAAACTACGATTTCGCGACTCCGTGGTACCAGTTCTTTGATTCTCTTTTGCAGGACAACACATACCAGATTGCCCCTAAACCTTGCTTCGAGCGTTACCTCAATGACGGTAATGCGGATGGATACTGGGACATCGAGATATATGTGGCAGTAGAACGTAAAGCCGGTTAA